CTACTGGAAATGCAAGAACGCGCTGGCGATTCGCTAGAATTTATCGAAAACGTCAAAATCGACTTGTTCCCCGATGAGGTCTACGTCTTTACTCCCCGTGGCGACATTATGGAATTGCCCGCTGGCGCCACCGCCGTCGATTTTGCTTATGCCGTGCACAGCGATATTGGCAACAGCTGTGTCGCCTGTCGCATCAACCGTCGTTTAGCGCCCCTGTCAGAACCCCTGCAAAGCGGCGAGACCGTCGAAGTTATTACGACACCCGGCGCGCAACCCAATCCGGCGTGGATGCACTTTGTCGTGACGGCTAAAGCCCGCAGCGGTATTCGTCACTTTCTTAAACACCAGCGCCGTAACGAAGCCCTCAATCTTGGCAAGCGCATGCTCGACCGAGCGTTAGCCAGCCTGTCAGAGAACTTAGCTGACTTCAGCGACAGTCAGTTAAAAAAGCTGGTTAATTCCACCCACGCCCGCTCTATCGACAATATTTATGAGCAAATTGGCATGGGTAACCGCGTGGCTTATCTCACTGCCAAACAGTTAGTTAATCTGCGTGATGAGATTCGTGATACCGGCCGCGAAGATGTACCCCCTGCGCTCATGCGCGAAGCCATGATCATCCACGGCACGGAAGGCTTCCTGGTTAATTTTGCCCGCTGCTGCTACCCCATACCTGGCGACCACATTGTCGGCATCGTCAGTTCTGAAAAGGGCGTAGTGGTCCACTGCGAAAACTGTCACAACAGCATTGCCCTCAGCAGCCAACCCGAACGCGTCGTCCCCCTCACCTGGGCCGAGCAAATTGACCGTGACTTCTCAGTAGAACTGAAAGTAGAACTCAGCAAGCAGCGCGGTATTATTGCCGTATTAGCGACTCGCGTGAACGGCGCTGATGGCAGCATCGAAAAAATCAGTGTTGAAGATGAAAATCCAAAAATCAGCACCATCCATCTTATTATTGGCGTGCAGTCGCGCGTGCATCTTGCCCGAATAATGCGCCGCATTCGCAATATCCCCGCTGCCATTAAGGTAGAACGCGAAAAGCATTAATTGCTTATTATCCTGTCAGCCCTCCTGAAACAGCCGCTCACCTGGTCTGGTCTGCAAGACAAGCCAAGGCTCTTTCTCATTTGGGATAAAACAGAGAAAATTCAGCCTGTCGAAATTAACCTTTACCATCTCATAAAAAGGAGCGCCCCTTGAGCAAGAAAGAAATCATCAGCACCGACAATGCCCCCGCCGCCATTGGACCCTATTCGCAAGCGGTTAAAGTTGGCGATACGGTCTACCTCTCGGGGCAAATCCCCCTGATCCCGGCAACCATGCAAATGGTAGAAGGCGGTGTGGTAGAACAAGCCAAACAAGTTTTTGCCAACCTTTCTGCAGTGGCTGCGGCAGCAGGCGGCAGTTTGGACGATGCGGTAAAAGTGAATATTTCTTTGACCGATTTAGGAGATTTCACTCAGGTCAACGAGGTGATGGCCAGTGTGTTTAAGCAGCCCTTCCCTGCCCGCGCCTGTGTACAGGTTGCCGCGCTGCCTAAAGGCTCAATGATTGAAGTGGAAGTCATTTTAAGCCTGTAAAAAAACGTTTTCGCCAAGTCTTAGGCTTGGCGAAGGTCCTTTATCATTTCTTGAAAACCACTTCGAAAGTTGGGGTATTTCAGCTGATAGCCACTGTCTCTTAATCGCTTATTAGAACAACGTTTGCTACCGGTGCGCTTTACTGCTTCGCCATCGGCGCGATACTCCACCCGCAACAAATCAGCCAACCACGACTGAACATCTTGAATACTGGCTGGCTCATCATCTACCCCCAAATAACAGGCCTCAACCTTTTCTCCGGCTTCAGCTTTTTCCAGCAAGAAAGCAAGAAAGCCAACACAGTCATCGCGGTGAATGCGATTGGTGAAATGCTCTGGCTCAGGTGGCGCGCATTCACCATCAATCACTTTATTTATCATCTGCAAGCGCCCTGGCCCGTATATGCCACCAAAACGCACTACGCTATATGGCCAGCCGGTAGCTGCAATACGCTGCTCTGCCGCCAATAAACTTTGACCGGAGAAACGCCGGGGAATCGTGTCACTCTCTTCGTCAATCCACTCGTGATCGTGCTGGTCATAAACCCCTGTACTGGTAACAAAAAGTAATTGCTTGGGTGCACTAAGAGCATGCAAGACGTGATCAAGACCTTGCTCAAAAATAGTCTCATAGCCTTCTGGGCGATAGCTTTGCGGTGTCAGCGTCATCACCACATAATCGGCTTTTAATTTGCCCAAGCGGGCCATAGACTCTGCACTGCTAATATCGGCCTCAAGCGGCTCGACGCCTTCTGGCAAAGCATCGCAATTGCGACGCAAACCTATAACGCGCCAATTCTTAGCCAAAAAATATTTCGCTAGCCCAGAACCAATATCGCCGCAACCCACAATAAGAAGACTATTTTGTGCCATTAATAAAGCGATCCCTGTAGCAGAACATTGGATAAATATATTTGGTATGCAATGTGTTAATTGCACACTAGCGTAAACTTTGGCAGATTCAACAAACCTTTGCCAACCGATACACCAGCGTTGTTACTAATCGAAAGTTCACAAACAATAGCCAACCGAGCTTAACAAATTTCATCTACACCCGTGGAGCTAAAATGCCCAACAATAGCAAAAGTCGTCGTGTCGTACTGGTCGACAGCAATAACCGAAGCCTGTCCATTGGCAGCGAAGCACTGCCAGAACCTGCCGCCGACGAGGTACTGCTCAAGGTCTTTGCAGCCGGGGTCAACCGCCCAGACCTGATGCAGCGGCAGGGAAAGTATCCCGCCCCAAAAGGAGCCAGCCCAATTTTGGGGCTGGAAGTGTCGGGAGAAGTCATTGCCGTAGGCAAAGACGTAAAGCGCTGGAAAAAGGGCGATCTACTTTGCGGTCTTTGCAATGGCGGCGGCTATGCCGATTTTACAGTGCTCCCCGCCCGGCAATGTTTGCCCATTCCCAAAGGGCTCACCCTCACTCAGGCCGCAGCCCTGCCGGAAGTGTTTTTTACGGTTTGGCATAATGTGTTTCAACGAGGCAAGTTAGAAGCAGGAGAAAACGTACTGATCCACGGTGGTAGCAGCGGCATCGGCAGCGCCGCTATTCCACTGGCTAAAGCGATGGGCGCACGAGTTTACGCCACCGCAGGCAGTGCAGAAAAATGCGCAGCCTGCGAAGAATTGGGCGCACTCCATGCCGTAAATTACAAAACCGAAGATTTTGTCAGTGTATTACAAGATGCCACCAATGGCCGGGGCATGGACGTTATTTTAGATATGGTGGGCGGCGAGTATATTCAAAAAAATCTGGAGCTGGCCACACTGGACGGACGCATCGTCAATATCGCATTTCAGCAGGGCGCTAAATCCCAAATTAATTTTCTACCGGTGCTAATGAAACGGCTTACCCTGACGGCATCAACGCTGCGGGCTCAAAACGCCAGCCAAAAGGCCAGTATTGCCAAAGAGCTTGAAGAACAAGTCTGGCCCCTGATTGCCAGCGGTGAAGTGCTGCCCAAAATTGACAGCGTGTATGCCTTTGAAGACATCGAAAAAGCCCATGCCCGAATGGAAAGCAGCGAGCATATTGGCAAAATCATTGTGGAAATCAATCACTGAATTGTCTTGTTCGAGGCGCTATTATAGTCAAATTCTATTGCTTTGGAATTTTCGATGACGCTCACTGAATTGCGCTATATTTTGGCACTGCAGGATACTGGCCATTTTGGCAAAGCTGCCGAAAAGTGTTTTGTCAGCCAGCCCACACTTAGCGTTGCGGTAAAAAAACTGGAAGACGAGCTTGGTGTTTCCCTGTTTGAACGCAGCCGGGGGCAGGTTAAAAATACGCCTATTGGCGAGCAAATACTTCGCCAAGCGCAAGTTGTATTACAGCAAAGCGATCGAATTTATGAGCTGGCCG
The DNA window shown above is from Spongiibacter sp. IMCC21906 and carries:
- a CDS encoding RidA family protein — translated: MSKKEIISTDNAPAAIGPYSQAVKVGDTVYLSGQIPLIPATMQMVEGGVVEQAKQVFANLSAVAAAAGGSLDDAVKVNISLTDLGDFTQVNEVMASVFKQPFPARACVQVAALPKGSMIEVEVILSL
- a CDS encoding SDR family oxidoreductase: MAQNSLLIVGCGDIGSGLAKYFLAKNWRVIGLRRNCDALPEGVEPLEADISSAESMARLGKLKADYVVMTLTPQSYRPEGYETIFEQGLDHVLHALSAPKQLLFVTSTGVYDQHDHEWIDEESDTIPRRFSGQSLLAAEQRIAATGWPYSVVRFGGIYGPGRLQMINKVIDGECAPPEPEHFTNRIHRDDCVGFLAFLLEKAEAGEKVEACYLGVDDEPASIQDVQSWLADLLRVEYRADGEAVKRTGSKRCSNKRLRDSGYQLKYPNFRSGFQEMIKDLRQA
- a CDS encoding NAD(P)H-quinone oxidoreductase; its protein translation is MPNNSKSRRVVLVDSNNRSLSIGSEALPEPAADEVLLKVFAAGVNRPDLMQRQGKYPAPKGASPILGLEVSGEVIAVGKDVKRWKKGDLLCGLCNGGGYADFTVLPARQCLPIPKGLTLTQAAALPEVFFTVWHNVFQRGKLEAGENVLIHGGSSGIGSAAIPLAKAMGARVYATAGSAEKCAACEELGALHAVNYKTEDFVSVLQDATNGRGMDVILDMVGGEYIQKNLELATLDGRIVNIAFQQGAKSQINFLPVLMKRLTLTASTLRAQNASQKASIAKELEEQVWPLIASGEVLPKIDSVYAFEDIEKAHARMESSEHIGKIIVEINH